In Idiomarina sp. PL1-037, a single genomic region encodes these proteins:
- a CDS encoding efflux RND transporter permease subunit, whose product MTTEKQTGLIAWFARNSVAANLLMIIILVAGALSVFTVRKQMFPEIELNIISIQVPFPGAAPQEVEQGVIMLIEDAIEDVDGVEEMTSQSREGGGSVTLEVEPDYDVQVVMDEVKMLVDAIPNFPQQIEKPNIYRVRPQRQVIWMSVYGDLDERSRKELAKEVRDELKTVGGITKVDVVGDRDYEISVEISQQDLERYGLTFSQIVDAVRGTSIDVAGGSIKTPNGDILLRANNQAYVGGEFEEIVLLSRADGTRLTLGDIAKVEDGFIEEESYTRFDGKPATFVRVQSVGDQNDLKIAEYVRDYTKRKNEELPDGVQVAQWGDSSYYLQGRLDLMLDNMWMGGLLVFLMLSLFLQLRLAFWVMIGIPVCFLGTIALMPLPMFDISINMISLFGFILVLGIVVDDAIVIGESVYTEIEENGKSIDNVIAGAKRVAMPATFGVLTTMVAFVPMLTVEGGMGAIWESIAWVVILCLAFSLVESKLILPAHIANMKYSKQKGEKNNAFQRFRNKFASAIKSFVEKHYRPFLKKCLHYRYTTLATFVGMLILMAGLMSGGIVRWVFFPDIPSDFVQANVEMQPGTSETRTIEVLNSVEKSLNAVNSRIKESDGEAVVRHTNIWMNGNTSGTVFVELQKGEDRQIDGFEIVNQWRESVPELAGVKALNFQGSMSGGSGFDVEFQLIGENLDELKAAADELKLKLADYDGVFDIEDTFGDGKEEILLQTKPLATAMGINLAELATQVRYAFYGAEAQRIQRGDEEVKVMVRYPRDQRESVGNLQDMKLRGPDGSEIPFTELADIEFAEGYSTITRIDRQRSVNVRARVDKDRVEPFRIVNEVREDKIQPILDKYPSVGFQLQGATQDEAEATSSLAIGGLLAMFAVYALMAIPLKSYSQPLIIMSVIPFGMIGAVIGHWVIGMPVSILSLFGIIALAGVVVNDSLVMVDYVNRARDMGTDLRKAVLDAGCRRFRAITLTSLTTFFGLLPIVLEKSLQAKIVIPMAISLAFGIIFATVITLLLIPCLYLILADTKRGVRTMLSWYGLATPPEPKDMSTKEALEHY is encoded by the coding sequence ATGACGACTGAAAAACAAACCGGTCTGATTGCGTGGTTTGCACGCAACTCGGTAGCCGCAAATTTATTGATGATCATTATTCTGGTTGCAGGCGCGCTGTCAGTGTTCACTGTGCGCAAGCAGATGTTCCCGGAAATTGAACTGAATATTATCAGCATTCAGGTGCCTTTCCCCGGTGCTGCGCCACAGGAGGTGGAGCAGGGCGTCATTATGCTGATAGAAGATGCGATTGAAGATGTTGATGGCGTTGAAGAGATGACTTCTCAGTCACGGGAAGGCGGCGGTAGTGTCACTCTGGAAGTTGAACCCGACTATGACGTACAAGTTGTCATGGACGAGGTAAAAATGCTGGTGGATGCAATTCCTAACTTTCCCCAGCAAATTGAAAAACCCAATATTTACCGGGTAAGACCACAGCGGCAAGTTATCTGGATGTCGGTTTATGGCGACCTAGATGAGCGCTCCCGTAAAGAGCTGGCAAAGGAAGTTCGGGATGAGCTCAAGACGGTCGGCGGCATAACCAAAGTTGATGTGGTTGGTGACCGTGATTATGAAATTTCAGTTGAGATTTCTCAGCAGGATCTTGAACGCTATGGACTCACCTTTTCGCAAATCGTCGACGCGGTTCGTGGTACCTCAATTGATGTTGCGGGTGGGTCAATAAAAACCCCCAACGGTGACATTTTATTGCGTGCTAATAACCAGGCTTATGTAGGTGGTGAGTTTGAGGAAATTGTCTTATTAAGCCGTGCTGACGGCACGCGTTTAACTCTGGGTGATATAGCCAAAGTAGAAGACGGTTTTATTGAAGAAGAGTCTTATACCCGCTTTGACGGTAAACCGGCAACTTTTGTCCGGGTGCAGTCAGTGGGTGATCAGAACGATCTTAAAATAGCAGAATACGTCCGCGACTATACGAAGAGAAAAAATGAGGAGCTACCTGATGGCGTTCAGGTAGCACAATGGGGAGACTCTTCGTATTACCTGCAAGGCCGCCTGGATCTGATGCTGGATAATATGTGGATGGGCGGACTGTTGGTTTTCCTCATGTTGTCCCTGTTCTTACAACTGCGTTTGGCGTTCTGGGTCATGATAGGCATTCCGGTGTGTTTTTTAGGCACCATTGCGTTAATGCCTCTACCGATGTTTGATATCTCAATAAATATGATCTCGCTGTTTGGCTTCATACTCGTGTTAGGGATAGTGGTGGATGATGCGATAGTCATAGGAGAGAGTGTCTATACCGAAATAGAAGAAAACGGAAAAAGTATTGATAACGTTATTGCAGGGGCTAAGCGTGTGGCTATGCCCGCTACCTTCGGTGTATTAACAACGATGGTTGCCTTTGTCCCCATGTTGACGGTTGAAGGGGGGATGGGCGCTATTTGGGAGTCTATTGCCTGGGTCGTTATTCTTTGTCTGGCGTTTTCGTTGGTAGAATCAAAACTGATATTGCCGGCACACATCGCCAATATGAAATACTCCAAACAAAAGGGTGAAAAAAATAATGCATTTCAACGTTTTCGCAATAAATTTGCGAGTGCGATTAAGTCTTTCGTAGAGAAGCATTATCGTCCATTTCTTAAAAAATGCCTGCACTACCGCTATACAACGTTAGCAACCTTTGTCGGTATGCTGATTCTGATGGCAGGCCTTATGAGTGGAGGTATTGTGCGCTGGGTTTTCTTCCCGGATATTCCCAGCGATTTTGTCCAGGCGAATGTTGAAATGCAGCCCGGTACTTCAGAAACTCGTACCATTGAAGTTTTGAACAGTGTGGAAAAATCCCTTAACGCGGTAAATAGCCGTATTAAAGAAAGTGACGGTGAAGCCGTTGTTCGTCATACCAATATCTGGATGAACGGCAATACTTCCGGCACCGTTTTTGTTGAGCTGCAAAAAGGCGAAGACCGTCAGATAGACGGGTTTGAAATTGTGAATCAGTGGCGTGAGTCTGTTCCTGAATTGGCTGGAGTCAAAGCCTTAAACTTCCAGGGAAGTATGAGCGGTGGCAGTGGCTTTGATGTTGAGTTTCAGTTAATAGGTGAGAATCTGGACGAGCTGAAAGCAGCAGCTGACGAGCTTAAACTGAAACTTGCCGACTACGACGGGGTATTTGATATTGAAGATACCTTTGGTGACGGGAAAGAAGAAATTCTTCTGCAAACCAAGCCGCTAGCAACCGCTATGGGGATTAATCTGGCTGAACTGGCTACACAGGTTCGCTACGCCTTTTATGGTGCTGAAGCTCAGCGCATACAGCGTGGCGACGAAGAAGTTAAAGTCATGGTTCGTTACCCTCGTGATCAGCGGGAGTCCGTTGGCAACTTGCAGGATATGAAGCTGCGTGGCCCTGATGGTTCTGAAATTCCATTTACCGAACTGGCTGATATCGAGTTCGCGGAAGGTTATAGCACTATTACTCGTATTGACCGCCAGCGCTCTGTAAACGTTCGTGCGCGAGTCGATAAAGACAGAGTAGAGCCTTTCCGCATTGTCAACGAAGTACGTGAAGATAAAATTCAGCCCATTCTGGATAAGTACCCGAGTGTTGGTTTCCAACTGCAGGGAGCGACTCAGGATGAAGCCGAAGCAACCAGCTCGCTGGCTATTGGCGGACTGCTTGCAATGTTTGCTGTCTATGCGTTAATGGCCATTCCACTGAAGTCTTATAGTCAGCCATTAATTATTATGTCGGTAATACCTTTCGGTATGATTGGCGCAGTTATTGGGCACTGGGTTATTGGTATGCCGGTCAGCATTTTAAGTCTGTTTGGCATTATTGCATTAGCCGGGGTGGTGGTGAATGACAGTCTGGTCATGGTCGACTATGTTAACCGAGCCCGGGATATGGGAACGGATTTACGTAAGGCGGTGCTGGATGCCGGTTGTCGCCGCTTCCGTGCAATAACCCTAACCTCGTTAACGACTTTCTTCGGCTTGCTTCCAATAGTTCTGGAGAAGAGTCTGCAGGCTAAAATAGTAATACCAATGGCAATATCACTGGCCTTTGGTATTATTTTCGCAACGGTCATTACCTTGTTGTTAATCCCTTGTCTGTACTTGATTTTGGCTGATACCAAGCGAGGAGTGCGTACCATGTTGTCCTGGTATGGGCTGGCAACACCGCCTGAACCTAAAGACATGAGCACCAAAGAGGCACTGGAACACTACTAA
- a CDS encoding efflux RND transporter periplasmic adaptor subunit — MKLKKRAFIPPLIIVGAIVLAILASMSAEPPKQKDRSKPAAMVEVLEVSPRDMTFIVDSQGTVKPKHSTTLVAEVTGQIVDVAENYHAGGFFKKGDTLVQVDPSDYEVAVQQARANLLQAQSELEQEKARARVAEEEWSAFKEGDAPELGLRKPQLASAIAAVESAEANLARAERDLERTTIKAPYDSVLRSKEANLGQFVSTGSQIALVFDTRTAEVRLPLSDLDMTYILDPALAEEAPRVQLESMVSGESATWQGRLVRTEGVLDENSRVIYGVVEVSDPYNLGEETHPIPLRYGRFVQAKIEGTAAKGVMEVPTYALNPDGSVWVVPENRELEKRDVDVVRTQGNTSLISSGLESGDKVVLTQLKNALPGMKVRLPGDPLPEQMETTAKADESGEKKAEDSENVGG; from the coding sequence ATGAAATTAAAAAAACGAGCCTTTATTCCGCCGTTAATTATTGTTGGAGCTATCGTTTTAGCGATACTTGCAAGTATGTCTGCTGAGCCGCCAAAACAGAAAGATAGAAGTAAACCCGCTGCGATGGTTGAAGTTCTGGAAGTGAGCCCTCGTGACATGACTTTTATTGTAGACTCGCAGGGAACGGTAAAACCAAAGCATTCAACCACACTGGTGGCAGAAGTGACCGGACAAATTGTCGACGTTGCTGAGAATTACCATGCCGGTGGTTTCTTCAAAAAAGGCGACACACTGGTTCAGGTCGATCCATCTGATTATGAAGTTGCAGTCCAGCAGGCCCGAGCTAACTTGTTACAGGCTCAGTCCGAGTTAGAGCAAGAGAAGGCGCGGGCTCGCGTTGCTGAAGAAGAATGGTCTGCATTTAAAGAAGGAGATGCTCCCGAACTTGGTTTGCGTAAACCGCAACTGGCCAGCGCTATTGCCGCAGTCGAGTCGGCTGAAGCTAATCTTGCCAGAGCAGAGCGTGATTTAGAGCGAACCACCATAAAAGCACCTTACGATAGCGTACTCCGTAGTAAAGAAGCCAACCTGGGGCAGTTTGTTTCAACGGGTAGCCAAATCGCCCTGGTTTTTGATACCCGTACGGCAGAAGTTCGGTTGCCATTAAGTGACCTTGATATGACGTATATTCTTGATCCGGCTCTTGCGGAAGAAGCGCCCCGAGTGCAGTTAGAATCAATGGTTTCCGGGGAGTCTGCAACCTGGCAGGGACGTCTGGTTCGGACAGAGGGTGTCTTAGATGAAAATAGCCGTGTTATTTATGGTGTCGTAGAAGTCTCCGACCCTTACAATTTGGGTGAAGAGACACATCCAATACCTTTGCGCTATGGACGTTTTGTGCAAGCGAAAATAGAGGGGACTGCAGCTAAAGGGGTGATGGAAGTGCCGACGTATGCACTGAACCCTGATGGGTCTGTCTGGGTTGTTCCTGAGAATCGAGAGCTGGAAAAACGTGATGTTGACGTTGTGCGAACTCAGGGAAATACGAGCCTTATCAGTTCCGGGCTGGAAAGTGGGGATAAAGTGGTGCTGACGCAGTTGAAGAATGCGTTACCGGGTATGAAGGTGCGTTTGCCCGGCGACCCACTGCCAGAGCAAATGGAAACAACGGCTAAAGCAGATGAAAGCGGTGAGAAAAAAGCCGAAGATTCTGAAAATGTAGGCGGGTAA
- a CDS encoding cation:proton antiporter, whose product MNGTFSSLLLLLAVAVILVWLFRRVKLPAILAYLVAGIIAGPDVMGWIADPDDYHLVAELGIVLLLFSLGLEFSLPKMIAMRRWVFGLGAAQVLGSLLIFLLIGFIWLDEWAASLAIAGALALSSTAVVIKQLKESAQTSTRRGQMSVAILLFQDIAVVPLLIIIPLLASDNGNIGYTLLMALAKGAAVIAVLMTIGKWVLPYLFKEIAKQRTDELFVLATLLVALVAGGMTHVFGLSMALGAFLAGMMLGESQYKHQLEADIRPFRDILMGLFFTTIGMQLQLYGFVQNFHWILLALIVMAVIKIALISSVARFMGERDEDAWGSGISLFQMGEFGFVIVALASSHGLLSKEIVTSMIGIGVLSMAITPIVIHRLKSLVNLVVRQPDPLVDIEQQRTSGSEGLENQVLICGFGRVGQTMSRFLDAEGITHIAVDNDPMRVQEAVAGGARVYFGDSARKDILRAVGAESVDLIIISFADDLRALEVLKELRQLNPDAYIIVRSRDDIRLTQLQEAGASQVVPDTLEASLMLISHVLSRSGIPIRRILARLDKERRNHYGEMHGFFQGDETEITPELADKLEFLRALTLPEGAWATGKRIDELNWDKHQVQLKALRRDDEEIPEPDNDTELQPQDVVLLVGKPRYVEAAERWLLEG is encoded by the coding sequence ATGAACGGTACATTTTCCAGCCTTCTGCTCTTATTAGCAGTTGCCGTTATTCTTGTCTGGCTATTCAGAAGAGTGAAATTGCCGGCAATTTTGGCCTACTTAGTTGCCGGTATTATTGCCGGCCCCGATGTTATGGGCTGGATAGCTGACCCGGATGATTATCATCTGGTTGCTGAGCTGGGTATTGTTTTGCTCCTGTTTTCGTTAGGGCTTGAGTTTTCCTTACCGAAGATGATCGCGATGCGGCGATGGGTGTTCGGCTTAGGTGCGGCCCAGGTTCTTGGTTCCTTGTTAATCTTTTTGCTTATTGGGTTTATCTGGCTGGATGAATGGGCTGCATCTCTGGCTATTGCCGGAGCGCTGGCGTTGTCCTCTACTGCGGTTGTTATCAAGCAATTAAAAGAAAGTGCACAGACGTCAACCCGCCGCGGGCAGATGAGTGTCGCTATTTTGCTATTTCAGGATATAGCGGTAGTACCACTGCTTATTATTATTCCTTTACTGGCCTCCGATAATGGCAACATTGGCTACACTTTATTAATGGCTTTGGCGAAAGGTGCCGCCGTTATTGCTGTGCTCATGACGATAGGCAAATGGGTTTTACCGTATTTATTCAAAGAAATAGCCAAGCAAAGAACCGATGAGCTGTTTGTTTTAGCGACGCTTCTGGTTGCACTGGTTGCCGGTGGTATGACTCACGTTTTCGGGCTGTCTATGGCGTTAGGTGCTTTTTTAGCCGGAATGATGCTGGGCGAAAGCCAGTATAAACACCAGTTGGAAGCCGATATTCGCCCGTTTCGCGATATTTTAATGGGCTTGTTCTTTACGACCATAGGCATGCAGCTTCAGCTCTATGGGTTCGTCCAGAATTTTCACTGGATACTACTCGCTTTAATTGTAATGGCCGTGATTAAAATTGCGTTAATTAGCTCGGTAGCGCGCTTTATGGGTGAGCGTGACGAAGATGCCTGGGGCAGCGGTATTTCGCTATTTCAAATGGGGGAGTTTGGCTTTGTCATTGTCGCCTTGGCAAGCAGCCATGGTCTGCTGAGTAAAGAGATTGTCACCAGTATGATAGGCATTGGTGTGTTGAGTATGGCGATAACACCTATTGTTATTCACCGGTTGAAATCTTTGGTGAATCTGGTTGTCCGCCAGCCCGATCCTCTGGTCGATATTGAGCAGCAGCGAACCTCAGGCAGTGAAGGGCTGGAAAATCAGGTACTGATTTGCGGCTTTGGCCGGGTTGGGCAAACCATGAGTCGATTTTTGGACGCCGAGGGTATTACTCATATAGCCGTAGATAATGATCCAATGCGAGTTCAGGAAGCCGTTGCCGGTGGCGCTCGTGTCTATTTCGGGGATAGCGCCCGAAAAGACATCTTACGAGCGGTAGGAGCCGAGAGTGTCGATCTTATTATTATCAGTTTCGCCGACGACCTGCGCGCACTCGAAGTGCTGAAAGAGCTTCGCCAGTTAAACCCCGATGCCTACATTATTGTGCGCAGTCGTGACGATATAAGGTTAACTCAGTTACAGGAAGCTGGGGCATCCCAGGTAGTGCCGGACACACTGGAGGCGAGTTTAATGCTGATTTCTCACGTGCTCAGCCGCAGTGGTATTCCAATACGCCGTATTCTTGCGCGGCTGGATAAAGAAAGACGCAACCATTACGGTGAAATGCATGGCTTCTTCCAGGGGGACGAAACTGAAATTACGCCGGAACTGGCTGACAAACTTGAGTTTTTACGTGCTTTAACCTTGCCGGAAGGTGCCTGGGCGACGGGCAAACGTATCGATGAATTAAACTGGGATAAGCATCAGGTGCAACTGAAGGCTTTACGCCGTGACGATGAGGAAATTCCAGAGCCTGATAATGATACCGAATTACAACCGCAAGACGTGGTCTTGCTGGTGGGTAAACCGCGTTATGTTGAGGCTGCGGAACGTTGGCTACTGGAAGGCTGA
- a CDS encoding GGDEF domain-containing protein, with protein MLNRAVAKTESKATENKTQAIISQLTSSADLQSKSTPLIERLQTSLDLHQVLSIYAEYMVQRLPVSALQFIFDDQIINLIGDYESVESEYSVMLYADKEYLGQMVYQFKRQPSYVNKVRLEQMHRQLTFPLRNAIEFSRLRKVAIRDHLTGLGNRALLDETLEHISARLKRDKEQSHIVMLLDMDGFKNVNDRHGHQQGDQVLKLFGRLLQQQLRDTDRVFRYGGDEFVLILENTQPEQADDVFLRIRDALSNDVNLATFNIGVSAGSLVMESFHSPQDIIDEADRRLYAAKVAGKNRHLS; from the coding sequence ATGCTAAACAGAGCTGTAGCAAAAACTGAGAGTAAGGCAACTGAGAACAAAACTCAGGCAATTATCAGTCAATTAACCTCATCGGCCGATTTGCAAAGCAAATCAACTCCGTTAATTGAACGACTGCAGACATCTCTCGATTTGCATCAGGTATTATCTATTTACGCAGAATACATGGTTCAGCGTCTACCCGTAAGTGCCCTGCAATTTATCTTTGATGACCAAATTATTAATTTAATTGGTGACTACGAGAGCGTTGAGAGCGAATACTCAGTAATGCTTTATGCCGATAAAGAATACCTGGGACAAATGGTTTACCAATTCAAACGTCAACCTTCCTATGTGAATAAAGTCCGCCTGGAACAAATGCACCGGCAGCTGACTTTTCCTCTGCGTAATGCTATAGAGTTTTCACGCTTAAGAAAAGTTGCCATACGCGACCATTTAACCGGCCTTGGCAATCGAGCCTTACTGGACGAAACGCTTGAGCACATTAGTGCACGTTTAAAGCGCGACAAAGAACAGTCTCATATTGTCATGTTACTGGATATGGATGGCTTTAAAAACGTCAACGACCGTCATGGACACCAGCAAGGCGATCAAGTACTGAAACTGTTTGGTAGGTTACTGCAACAGCAACTGCGCGATACGGACAGGGTCTTTCGCTATGGCGGTGATGAGTTTGTATTAATACTCGAGAATACGCAACCAGAGCAAGCTGACGACGTTTTTCTCCGTATTCGGGATGCGCTCAGTAACGACGTCAACCTTGCCACTTTTAATATTGGCGTTAGCGCCGGCAGCCTGGTTATGGAGAGTTTTCATAGCCCACAGGATATCATTGACGAAGCCGACAGACGCCTTTATGCCGCTAAAGTTGCCGGTAAGAATCGGCACCTGAGCTAA
- the tilS gene encoding tRNA lysidine(34) synthetase TilS has translation MMKDGLYDLFCESLESLALKPGQQLVAALGGGADSQTILDLLMRFRQHNPQYQYLAIHLDHSFHPSSADWSSTIEHAAKAYGVKTVFEPLNVPVENRQSKEAAGRESRYRRMAELTDDDAVLLLGQHRNDQIETFFLQLKRGSGPKGLSSMAVVQPWVDNRRLCRPLLSVSKEDILSYARQHKLTWIEDDTNYDTRIERNFLRHKVVPLLEQRWPQFGHSVLRSAKLCAEQQQVMDELLLEKLHKAQKHKSHFPLSLLSDHSAAMQRALLRSWLQKLKYSLPSYEQLEQIRLQAQSATDDSQMQVQCDGYSVRYFQYALWCDNNVGQLPEDCWLAEANVDLGEWGKLSVPDALLTNSNELRLTFLLSSEKLAKPGRHGRKKLKDWLKQAGIPPWLRARRPILELNAQYVWVAELGWFSYQVIEKTEFESLQLPEPDWVSSGADSYRQL, from the coding sequence ATGATGAAAGATGGTCTTTATGACCTGTTTTGTGAAAGCTTAGAGTCTCTTGCATTAAAGCCGGGGCAGCAATTAGTTGCTGCCCTTGGTGGCGGGGCTGACTCGCAAACTATCCTCGACTTGCTGATGCGCTTTCGTCAGCATAACCCTCAGTATCAGTACTTAGCCATTCATTTAGATCATAGTTTTCACCCCAGTTCAGCTGACTGGTCGTCGACCATTGAGCATGCTGCTAAGGCTTATGGTGTAAAAACGGTTTTTGAGCCGCTTAATGTGCCTGTAGAAAACCGGCAAAGCAAAGAGGCCGCCGGACGTGAAAGTCGTTACCGGAGAATGGCCGAGCTGACCGACGATGATGCGGTATTACTGCTTGGACAACACCGCAATGATCAGATCGAAACCTTTTTTCTGCAATTAAAACGCGGCAGCGGGCCAAAGGGTTTATCCTCAATGGCCGTTGTTCAGCCATGGGTGGACAACCGTCGTCTCTGCCGGCCTTTGCTTAGTGTGAGTAAAGAAGATATTTTAAGCTATGCGCGGCAACACAAGCTAACCTGGATTGAAGATGACACCAACTACGATACCCGTATTGAGCGGAACTTTTTGCGTCATAAAGTAGTGCCGCTATTAGAGCAGCGCTGGCCACAGTTTGGGCATAGCGTGCTGAGGTCGGCAAAGCTTTGTGCCGAGCAACAGCAGGTAATGGATGAGCTGTTGCTGGAAAAGCTGCATAAAGCGCAGAAGCACAAGAGCCACTTTCCTTTAAGTTTACTCAGTGATCATTCTGCTGCTATGCAGCGAGCGTTACTGCGATCCTGGCTGCAAAAGCTGAAATATTCGTTGCCCAGTTACGAGCAACTGGAGCAAATTCGGTTACAAGCTCAAAGCGCAACAGACGACAGCCAAATGCAGGTTCAGTGTGATGGCTACAGTGTGCGCTACTTTCAATATGCCCTATGGTGCGATAATAATGTAGGGCAATTACCTGAGGATTGCTGGTTAGCTGAGGCGAATGTCGATTTGGGTGAATGGGGTAAGTTAAGCGTGCCTGACGCACTGCTGACGAATAGCAATGAGTTGAGGTTAACCTTTTTGTTAAGCTCAGAAAAACTGGCAAAACCAGGGCGTCATGGGCGAAAAAAATTGAAAGACTGGCTAAAACAGGCGGGAATTCCGCCGTGGTTAAGAGCCAGACGACCAATACTTGAGTTGAACGCTCAATACGTGTGGGTAGCCGAACTTGGCTGGTTCAGCTACCAGGTTATTGAAAAAACAGAATTTGAGAGCCTTCAGTTGCCTGAGCCAGACTGGGTTAGCTCAGGTGCCGATTCTTACCGGCAACTTTAG
- the accA gene encoding acetyl-CoA carboxylase carboxyl transferase subunit alpha has product MSLNFLDFEQPIAELEAQIEELKSVGNRGQLDLNLEEEVQRLTTKSQELTEKIFSDLGAWQVAQLARHPLRPYTLDYIRMIFTEFDEMAGDRSFANDEAIVGGIARLDGTPVMVIGQQKGRETKEKIRRNFGMPKPEGYRKALRLMQTAERFKMPIVTFIDTPGAYPGIGAEERGQSEAIARNLKVMARLTVPIVCTVIGEGGSGGALAIGVGDRVNMLQYSTYSVISPEGCASILWKSASKAPLAAEAMGVTAERSKELGLVDSVIPEPLGGSHRHQEEMAVRLKRQLIADLGSLQGLSHEELLDQRYRKLMSFGYC; this is encoded by the coding sequence ATGAGCCTTAATTTTCTGGACTTTGAACAACCTATTGCGGAACTTGAAGCGCAAATCGAAGAACTGAAGTCTGTTGGCAACCGCGGACAACTGGATCTTAATCTAGAAGAAGAAGTGCAGCGACTGACTACAAAGAGTCAGGAACTGACAGAGAAAATCTTTTCTGATTTGGGTGCGTGGCAGGTAGCACAGCTGGCGCGGCATCCGTTACGTCCTTACACGCTTGACTATATTCGCATGATTTTCACCGAGTTTGACGAAATGGCGGGTGATCGCTCTTTTGCTAATGACGAGGCGATTGTTGGCGGTATTGCGCGTTTAGACGGCACTCCGGTTATGGTTATAGGCCAGCAAAAAGGTCGTGAAACCAAAGAGAAGATCCGCCGAAACTTTGGTATGCCAAAACCGGAAGGTTATCGTAAGGCGCTACGCCTGATGCAAACCGCCGAACGGTTTAAAATGCCAATTGTTACCTTCATTGATACACCGGGCGCTTATCCTGGAATTGGTGCGGAAGAACGCGGTCAGAGTGAAGCCATTGCGCGCAACTTGAAAGTTATGGCTCGCTTAACCGTGCCTATTGTTTGTACTGTTATTGGAGAGGGTGGTTCTGGTGGTGCTCTGGCTATTGGTGTCGGTGACCGCGTTAACATGCTGCAATACAGTACGTACTCTGTTATTTCTCCGGAAGGTTGTGCTTCTATTTTGTGGAAAAGTGCCAGCAAAGCACCATTAGCAGCAGAAGCTATGGGCGTAACCGCAGAGCGAAGTAAAGAGTTGGGGCTGGTTGATTCTGTGATACCTGAGCCTCTAGGCGGCTCACACCGCCATCAGGAAGAAATGGCGGTAAGGCTTAAACGTCAGCTTATTGCTGATTTGGGAAGCTTACAGGGCTTAAGCCACGAGGAGTTGCTGGATCAGCGCTATCGTAAACTTATGTCTTTTGGTTACTGCTAA